In one window of Methanosarcina vacuolata Z-761 DNA:
- a CDS encoding M48 family metalloprotease, which yields MSKEMLQKNCALPPWLWFWLISYLLMFPIELNYWKSYSIDLIYVSDPLFLANIPELLPSLALFLGVITVFFPKIRAHRLERRFSLVEKNSALLKLPERMKQTGADIEYFLKVHVPNIQIKANFGLFNQNCFLYTSGYHKTSLALFGGILILWKLDRKVAESILLHEIGHYRNGDAFIIGAGSFFEWVLRHCLIITTLFFIIPFIWNMTNQEVTFFSNNVNQELIFLDIMKDNGMPIKEIIFSFLTFLFSTIIYRFKYHLFVTLPGILLPIFWLLLWTINTFIPPIAGIWCAEMNADRFMKRKSTSPDAPAKALDRISEDVSIVNWLISQVSHPPKWLRKWAIKDTKKKESTLVFLLIFPLAYFITLVEPFVRVLTTYSIGERKITDALEVLDISTGNYLRIVYNIWLFSAFFILLWPTMSVYWINFFSGKVELPNWEDYNEYILGAGVVFCLFILGYFIA from the coding sequence AAGAACTGTGCGTTACCACCCTGGCTGTGGTTTTGGCTAATATCCTATTTGTTGATGTTTCCTATCGAGTTAAATTATTGGAAATCGTACTCTATAGACCTCATTTATGTTTCAGACCCTTTATTTCTTGCAAACATCCCGGAACTATTGCCTTCATTAGCATTGTTTTTAGGGGTCATTACTGTATTTTTTCCAAAAATCCGTGCACATCGGCTAGAAAGAAGATTCTCTCTTGTTGAAAAAAATTCCGCTTTACTGAAATTGCCTGAAAGAATGAAGCAGACAGGCGCAGATATTGAATATTTCTTGAAAGTTCATGTTCCAAATATACAGATTAAAGCTAATTTTGGCCTTTTTAATCAGAATTGTTTTTTATACACTTCAGGATACCACAAAACCTCCCTAGCTCTATTCGGAGGCATTCTAATACTCTGGAAATTAGACCGAAAAGTTGCAGAATCTATTCTCTTACACGAAATTGGACACTATCGAAATGGAGATGCTTTCATAATAGGCGCAGGAAGCTTTTTTGAGTGGGTTCTTAGACACTGCTTAATTATTACTACACTTTTTTTCATAATTCCATTTATTTGGAATATGACTAACCAAGAAGTTACCTTTTTTTCTAATAATGTTAATCAAGAGCTCATTTTTTTAGATATTATGAAAGATAACGGAATGCCTATAAAAGAGATTATTTTTAGTTTTCTAACTTTTTTATTTTCAACAATTATTTACAGATTTAAATATCACCTCTTTGTTACACTTCCTGGGATATTATTACCCATATTCTGGTTGCTGTTATGGACAATTAACACTTTCATTCCACCTATTGCTGGAATTTGGTGTGCAGAAATGAATGCAGACAGATTTATGAAAAGGAAGTCAACTTCTCCAGATGCTCCGGCAAAGGCTTTAGATAGAATCTCTGAAGATGTGTCGATTGTCAATTGGCTCATATCACAGGTTTCTCACCCTCCAAAATGGCTCAGGAAATGGGCGATAAAAGACACTAAAAAAAAGGAAAGTACATTGGTATTTCTTTTAATATTTCCACTTGCTTACTTCATAACACTGGTAGAGCCTTTTGTCCGGGTTTTGACAACTTATTCTATTGGGGAAAGAAAAATAACTGATGCTCTGGAAGTATTAGATATAAGTACAGGGAATTATTTACGCATAGTCTATAATATATGGCTTTTTAGTGCTTTTTTTATTCTATTGTGGCCGACTATGTCAGTTTATTGGATCAATTTTTTTTCAGGAAAAGTTGAACTTCCAAATTGGGAAGATTATAATGAATATATCTTGGGTGCTGGAGTTGTATTTTGCTTGTTTATTTTAGGATACTTTATTGCTTAA